A region of Mesoplodon densirostris isolate mMesDen1 chromosome 11, mMesDen1 primary haplotype, whole genome shotgun sequence DNA encodes the following proteins:
- the NAP1L1 gene encoding nucleosome assembly protein 1-like 1 isoform X3 has product MADIDNLPRVVKRRVNALKNLQVKCAQIEAKFYEEVHDLERKYAVLYQPLFDKRFEIINAIYEPTEEECEWKPDEEDEVSEELKEKAKIEDEKKDEEKEDPKGIPEFWLTVFKNVDLLSDMVQEHDEPILKHLKDIKVKFSDAGQPMSFVLEFHFEPNEYFTNEVLTKTYRMRSEPDDSDPFSFDGPEIMGCTGCQIDWKKGKNVTLKTIKKKQKHKGRGTVRTVTKTVSNDSFFNFFAPPEVPESGDLDDDAEAILAADFEIGHFLRERIIPRSVLYFTGEAIEDDDDDYDEEGEEADEEGEEEGDEDNDPDCDPKKDQNPAECKQQ; this is encoded by the exons CTTGCCTAGGGTAGTTAAAAGACGTGTGAATGCTCTCAAAAACCTTCAAGTTAAATGTGCACAGATAGAAGCCAAGTTCTATGAGGAAGTTCATGATCTTGAAAGAAAGTATGCTGTTCTCTATCAACCTCTATTTGATAAG cGATTTGAGATCATTAATGCCATTTATGAACCTACGGAAGAAGAATGTGAATGGAAACCAGATGAGGAAGATGAAGTTTCG GAGGAGCTAAAAGAAAAGGCCAAGattgaagatgagaaaaaggatgaagaaaaagaagaccccaaaggAATTCCTGAATTTTGGCTGACCGTTTTTAAGAATGTTGACTTGCTCAGTGATATGGTTCAG gaaCATGATGAACCTATTCTGAAGCACTTGAAAGATATTAAAGTGAAGTTCTCAGATGCTGGTCAGCCTATG agttttgtcTTAGAATTTCACTTTGAACCCAATGAATATTTCACAAATGAAGTGTTGACAAAGACATATAGAATGAGGTCAGAACCCGATGATTCTGATCCTTTTTCTTTTGATGGACCAGAAATTATGGGTTGTACAGG GTGCCAGATAGAttggaaaaaagggaagaatgtCACTTTGAAAACCATTAAGAAGAAGCAGAAACACAAGGGACGTGGGACAGTTCGTACTGTGACCAAAACAGTTTCTAATgactctttctttaatttttttgcccCTCCTGAAG TTCCTGAGAGTGGAGATCTG gATGATGATGCTGAAGCTATCCTTGCTGCGGACTTTGAAATTGGTCACTTTTTACGTGAGCGCATAATCCCAAGATCAGTGTTATACTTTACTGGAGAAGCtattgaagatgatgatgatgat taTGATGAAGAAGGTGAAGAAGCGGATGAG gaaggggaagaggaaggcgATGAGGACAACGATCCAGACTGTGACCCAAAG AAGGATCAAAACCCAGCAGAGTGCAAGCAGCAGTGA